Part of the Sporosarcina sp. FSL K6-2383 genome is shown below.
TTAATTAAATAAAAACGTTCCATTAACCCATAGTAATAGGGATAATGGAACGTTTTTTATAGCACCTTAACTTATCTATCTTTTCCGACAATAATAGTGCTGTTCTATTCCGCAATATGACAGCCTTTTCATTCCAAACAATGTACCTTAGTAATAGGGGGTGGCGAAATTGCGATCATACGGAATTTACAAAGTGAAAGAAATGTACCAGCCATTCGTCATTGGACGTGAAAGGCTATTGTATGACCTCTTGAAAGAAGATGGACAGCAACATGATTGTATGCGAGAAGTGGATTATTTATGTGATCGACTGGAAGAGGAATTAATCAATGAAGCGATCGTGACGAATCTTGGTAAAGGCTTCACATCCATTGAGTGCCGAGATGGTGAATATAAGTTGACGCATCCCGTTAAGGGGTCTATCCTCATCTCACGTTCATCCTATTCATTAAACGTGTTTTGTGACGGCTCTCGTATGCTGGACCTTGATCTGTTCGTTGCCTTATCCGGCTCGGGCGACCGTTTCTTTGCTGTAATGGATGGACAGGGGGAGTGGGGCTGGTTAAAGCCAGTTAAATATGCGGATCTTCGCATGAGGGAAGAAAACGTATTTTTATGAACATAAATAGAGTCACGTAAAAGAGGTCCGCTTGCGTGTTGGTGGGTCTCTTTTACGTGGCTCTTGTGTTATTCATGAACATGCATGTCGGTATTTTTTTTCAACTTATAGATTTCCAATTCATTTCGAGTTGTTTTTTGATACGTGAAATCCAAAATATCTTTTATTTCTGCTACTTCGCCATGCAGTTTGTGGACATCCATTGTTAAGTTTTCCAGCTTGGCGTCTGTTTCTTCTTGTCTGTCAAAGATAGCACGTGTCAGTTGTGTATTTTCATCAAGCTGTACTTTCATGCTTTGTTGTTCAGTCTTAAACCCTTGCATTTCGGTTTTAAATCCTTGCATTTCAGTCTTAAACCCTTGCATTTCGGTTTTAAATCCTTGTATTTCAGTCTTAAACTCTTGCATTTCAGTTCTCATTTCTTTAAACTCAATCAAAATTTGTTGCAAAAGCTGTTCGCTCATGGCTAACATCCTTTCCTTTATTTTCTTTCAGAAAAATATTTCGATATTGCCAGTATATCATGAAAGGAATTTTTCATGTAGTACCATTGCCATTCACTACCGCTATACTGTATAATCCATCATGGTGGAGTACACTCGAATGATGGAAGTGAAGGAGGTAATTAACGATGGGAACAATTTGGTGGATTATAATAGTCATCGTTGCGCTAGCAGCAGGTGTGGCACTTGGATTTTTCATTGCACGTCAATATATGATGAAATATTTGAAAGACAACCCGCCGATTAATGAAGAAATGTTACGTATGATGATGATGCAAATGGGGCAAAAGCCATCACAAAAGAAAATCAATCAAATGATGGCACAAATGAACAAAGCTAGTGACAAAGGTATGAAAAAGAAATAATCATCATGTAATCGACCACTTTTTCTGTTAGGGATTAACAGAAGAGTGGTTTTTTTATTACCAATAAATTAGCTATACTTTCACACAATATGTTAAGATGAAATTCTGACTTTTAAAGAGGAGTAAATATATGCAAATTAATCAGCAGTGGAATCAGGAAGATAGTGACTATATTAGAAAAAAGGTTATTAAACATAATCTGTCTAAAATACCTGATGAAGTAAAGCATCCAGTTAAAAATATTAGCTTTATGCTTAGAAATGAAGAGGAAGAAATACTCGGGGGAATCACAGGGACTATATTTTGGTATCATCTGCATATCGACTTTTTATGGGTTGATGAATCACTGAGAGGCAAAGGCTACGGAAAAAAATTATTGGATCAGATAGAAAAAACGGCAAGAGAAAATAATTGTAAACTGATTCAACTAGATACTTTCAGCTTTCAAGCCCCCGATTTTTATCAAAAGTATGGCTATCAAATCGTCGGCATTATTGAAGAACATCCGACTAAAGATTTTCAACAGTATTATTTAGAAAAAAGATTATTTTGAGCACAAGAATGCCCCACTTCATAATCAACACGAAGTGGGGAAATTCTTCATTGTGAAAAACCAAAACGAGCTAAAAATTCTCGAACCGTCAATTCATATTGGAATGGGTTATCATTATATGATTTGGCATGAGCACCTTTTGGGAATAATTTTAGCATTTTATCTCCAACTTTTGCCTCATACAATTCTTCAGTCATGTAAGGCAAGATGAAATCATCCTCCATGCTATGGATGAACAGCGCAGGGATTGTAATATTTTTAACGACCTCTCGTGGTGAAACAAGATTCGTCGAATAGCCATCACGCATCTTCAAAAATAAATTGCCGATTCGGATAACCATCGCAGTACGCAGTGGGGTTTCCAGCCGTAACATATGAAGAATTTGTTCAGTGAAATCGGAAAATGAGCAGTCTGCCACAAGAAAATTTGCTTCATCTTCATAAGTGCCTGCATACAAAATAGCCGTAGCTGCTCCCATAGACTCTCCATGAATACCGAGCAATGCACGTTTGCCAATTCGTTCGCGAACCGCTTGGACAACTGCTTTCAAATCACTTTTTTCATAATAGCCAAAACTCGTTGTTTTACCGCCAGAATCCCCATGCCGTCGATGATCAAACACGACAGAATTGAAGCCGAGCTTTTCGAAGAGACGGGCATATTTCATTGAATTGATTTTATTTTCGGTAACACCATGACAAATGACAACGGTCCTTGTCGTCTCCAGCGGTTTTAAAAAGACTGCTTTTAAACGATAACCGTTCGGTGATTCAATCCACATATCATCCTTGCACACCGTCTCATACCAATATTCATCAAAACGTCTCGACAAAATCTCACGTCTCATGATTAAATCAGGATTCTTCGGCTTCAAAAACATCATTTTATTCGTTAGAAGAATGCCGAAAATAGTTAGCAACGTCGTGAAAATACCAGAAAGTATACCGGTAATATATAGAGCACGCCGTCTCATCGTCACTCCCCCCTTACAGTTGTCCGTTTTCAAATAATCTGTACATAGCAGTATCAATTGGCCGTGAAACATGTGGTGCAATCATTTTGACTGCTTCACAAATCTTTTTTACATCAATGCCCGTTGTAATACCAAGTGTATCAAGCATATGTACGACATCCTCTGTCGCTACATTCCCTGTCGCGCCGGGTGCAAATGGACAGCCGCCCAGTCCACCTGCCGATGTGTCAAAACGATCAATTCCAGCCTGTAGCGCAGCAAAAATATTAGCAATCGCCATTTTGCGCGTATCATGAAAATGCGCTGTCATGAGCATATCAGGAAGTTCGTCCTTCAACATGCTAAACAAGTTATAACTCTCCTGTGGATTGGCCATACCAATCGTATCCGCCACGCTTAATTCATCGACCCCAAAAGTTTCGAAGCGCCGGCATAGGGCGAGTGTATCTTTAGGATCTATCTTCCCCTCATACGGACAATAAAATGCAGTAGAAATACAAGCACGGACAAAAATACCTGCTTCTTTTAAATTAGCAATGACCGGTTCAAGCGCAGCCATACTTTCATCCGTCGAACGGTTAATGTTTTTTTTGTTAAATGAATTACTGACCCCTACGAACACCGCGACACTTTGTACATCTGCTTCGAGCGCTAGCTCGACACCTTTTGCATTGGGCGTCAGTACGAATTGTTGTCCGACCTGCGGCGTGTTAGCAATGATATCCTTAGCGTCCGCCATTTGCGGTACCCACTTCGGCGATACGAATGAAGTTAGTTCCATTTCTGTAATGCCTGCCCCTTGAAGTGCCTGAATGAATTCTAGTTTTTGCTCTGTTTCGACATATTTTTTTTCATTTTGCAGTCCATCTCGTGGACCGACCTCGATAATCGTAACGTTTTTTGGTAAAATGAACATATCATCCCTCCTCTAGTATATTGTACTGAGGGATGCGTATACAGGCAACGTAATTAAGAGAATGGGGGAAAAATAATGTCAACAGAAGTTGTGATTGTCAGTGCAGTTCGAACTGCAATCGGTTCATTTTTAGGTTCACTGAAAGATGTAGCAGCAACAGATCTTGGGGCAACTGCTATTCAAGAGGCGTTGCAGCGCGCAGGAGTGGCGTCTGACAGTGTCGATGAGGTCATCATGGGGAATGTACTACAAGCAGGACTTGGTCAAAATCCGGCACGTCAAGCAGCCATTAAAGCGGGATTGCCTGAAACCGTTCCGGCTTTAACGATTAATAAAGTGTGCGGCTCGGGGTTAAAGGCTGTCCACTTAGCACGTCAAGCCATCATCGCGGGGGATGCAGACATTATTGTTGCAGGCGGCATGGAAAATATGAGTCAAGCACCTTACTTATTGAAAAATGGAAGAGAAGGCTTTAAAATGGGGGATCAAAAAATCATCGACAGTATGATTACAGATGGTTTATGGTGTGCATTTAATGATTATCATATGGGTATTACAGCTGAAAATTTATGTGACCACTATGCGATTACACGTGAAGAACAGGATGCATTTTCTGCACAGTCACAGCAGAAAGCAGCTGCTGCTATTGAGGCGGGCGTATTTAAAGATGAAATTGTGCCAGTTGCTATTCCGCAACGAAAAGGCGAGCCAATTATTTTTGATACAGATGAATACGTCAAAGCTGGCACAACCGCGGATAAGTTGGGAAAATTGCGTCCAGTATTTAAGAAAGACGGTAGTGTTACGGCAGGAAATGCTTCTGGCATTAACGATGGGGCAGCCGCACTAGTTATCATGTCAAAAGCAAAGGCAGACGAGCTTGGCTTGACTCCGCTCGCAACGATTGCGGCAAATGGTAATGCGGGTGTCGATCCTGCAGTTATGGGGATCGGTCCTGTACAAGCTGTTAAAAAGGCACTAGGGAAAGCCAATTTACAACTAGCCGATATTGATTTGATTGAAGCAAATGAAGCTTTCGCAGCACAATCGATTGCGGTCGATAAAGAACTTGGATTTGATAAAGAAAAACTCAACGTTAATGGTGGAGCAATCGCACTTGGCCATCCAATCGGTGCAAGTGGTGCACGGATTCTCGTCACACTTCTTCATGAAATGCAGCGTCGAGACGCCAAATCTGGACTCGCAACGCTATGCATCGGTGGAGGACAAGGTGTCGCAACGATTGTTACGCGACCATGACTGAAAGCAGGTGAGAGGAAATGGCTAAAAAACGTAAACAAGTAACACCAACACACCCGAAAAAGATAGAAAATGAGGGCTTAACACTTTCAGATGCACTTGACGATGATGTTCTTGCGAAATTGAAGGCGGCGAAACAGCAATTATCTGCTGCTGAACAAGCAAAAGAAGAACAGCGCCAAGAGCAAGTTCGTCAGGAACGTAAAGAACGTGAAAAAAATAAAAGTTTCGGGGAACTACTCGATGAGCACGGATACGGTGGATCAAAATTTTAACTTCATTCAGCAAATCCTTTTGTACTGCAAGCGAAGCGTCAGCTACAGAAGTCTCCCACTTGTATAAGTGGCGAGATGAAGGCGAACTAGATTTGTAATTCAGCGGGGGTTCAAACCCGGGCTGAATAGGGGGAACTCAGACTAACTTCGTCGCGTCCTGCGACAACGTCTGAGTAACCAACATCCTGTTGGCCCAAGCCTCCGGCGGATGTCACGGATTTTGAAGGGAGTTAATTGAGCAAGCTCAATTCAAAATCCGGACGCAATCACGCCGGGGGCGTGATTGATGAAAAGGGGTGTGTAATGATGGAACAACGGATCAATGCGGCACAAGTAGCCCCAGAGGCTTATAAAATTATGCTACAGTTCGAGGCTTATGCGAAGAAAACTGGATTTGACGTGCTATTGATTGAACTCATTAAAATCCGAGCATCCCAATTGAATGGCTGTGCCTATTGCCTAGATATGCATACAAAGGATGCTCGTGCATTTGGAGAAACCGAACAGCGTATCTACTGCCTCAAAGCTTGGCGCGAAGCACCTTTTTATAGTGAGGCTGAACGAGTTGTATTAGAATTAACCGAAGCTGTGACACTCGTTGCAACAAGTCGAGTAGATGATGAA
Proteins encoded:
- a CDS encoding YqkE family protein, whose protein sequence is MAKKRKQVTPTHPKKIENEGLTLSDALDDDVLAKLKAAKQQLSAAEQAKEEQRQEQVRQERKEREKNKSFGELLDEHGYGGSKF
- a CDS encoding GNAT family N-acetyltransferase, which translates into the protein MQINQQWNQEDSDYIRKKVIKHNLSKIPDEVKHPVKNISFMLRNEEEEILGGITGTIFWYHLHIDFLWVDESLRGKGYGKKLLDQIEKTARENNCKLIQLDTFSFQAPDFYQKYGYQIVGIIEEHPTKDFQQYYLEKRLF
- a CDS encoding YneF family protein — its product is MGTIWWIIIVIVALAAGVALGFFIARQYMMKYLKDNPPINEEMLRMMMMQMGQKPSQKKINQMMAQMNKASDKGMKKK
- a CDS encoding acetyl-CoA C-acetyltransferase; this encodes MSTEVVIVSAVRTAIGSFLGSLKDVAATDLGATAIQEALQRAGVASDSVDEVIMGNVLQAGLGQNPARQAAIKAGLPETVPALTINKVCGSGLKAVHLARQAIIAGDADIIVAGGMENMSQAPYLLKNGREGFKMGDQKIIDSMITDGLWCAFNDYHMGITAENLCDHYAITREEQDAFSAQSQQKAAAAIEAGVFKDEIVPVAIPQRKGEPIIFDTDEYVKAGTTADKLGKLRPVFKKDGSVTAGNASGINDGAAALVIMSKAKADELGLTPLATIAANGNAGVDPAVMGIGPVQAVKKALGKANLQLADIDLIEANEAFAAQSIAVDKELGFDKEKLNVNGGAIALGHPIGASGARILVTLLHEMQRRDAKSGLATLCIGGGQGVATIVTRP
- a CDS encoding hydroxymethylglutaryl-CoA lyase, whose protein sequence is MFILPKNVTIIEVGPRDGLQNEKKYVETEQKLEFIQALQGAGITEMELTSFVSPKWVPQMADAKDIIANTPQVGQQFVLTPNAKGVELALEADVQSVAVFVGVSNSFNKKNINRSTDESMAALEPVIANLKEAGIFVRACISTAFYCPYEGKIDPKDTLALCRRFETFGVDELSVADTIGMANPQESYNLFSMLKDELPDMLMTAHFHDTRKMAIANIFAALQAGIDRFDTSAGGLGGCPFAPGATGNVATEDVVHMLDTLGITTGIDVKKICEAVKMIAPHVSRPIDTAMYRLFENGQL
- a CDS encoding alpha/beta fold hydrolase: MRRRALYITGILSGIFTTLLTIFGILLTNKMMFLKPKNPDLIMRREILSRRFDEYWYETVCKDDMWIESPNGYRLKAVFLKPLETTRTVVICHGVTENKINSMKYARLFEKLGFNSVVFDHRRHGDSGGKTTSFGYYEKSDLKAVVQAVRERIGKRALLGIHGESMGAATAILYAGTYEDEANFLVADCSFSDFTEQILHMLRLETPLRTAMVIRIGNLFLKMRDGYSTNLVSPREVVKNITIPALFIHSMEDDFILPYMTEELYEAKVGDKMLKLFPKGAHAKSYNDNPFQYELTVREFLARFGFSQ
- a CDS encoding carboxymuconolactone decarboxylase family protein; translated protein: MEQRINAAQVAPEAYKIMLQFEAYAKKTGFDVLLIELIKIRASQLNGCAYCLDMHTKDARAFGETEQRIYCLKAWREAPFYSEAERVVLELTEAVTLVATSRVDDELYKKVRNHFDEKQYVDLIILINTINSWNRLSIAMNNVPGDYQPAVQK
- the sirA gene encoding sporulation inhibitor of replication protein SirA, which produces MRSYGIYKVKEMYQPFVIGRERLLYDLLKEDGQQHDCMREVDYLCDRLEEELINEAIVTNLGKGFTSIECRDGEYKLTHPVKGSILISRSSYSLNVFCDGSRMLDLDLFVALSGSGDRFFAVMDGQGEWGWLKPVKYADLRMREENVFL